The nucleotide window GAGGACCTTCACTTTGCCTTTCTCTTCGTTGATCTCTTCAATTGTGCCCGCGAAATTCGAGAACGGACCGTCGACGACCGTGACGTTTTCACCGTGGGTGAACTTCACTTTCGAGCGAGGCTTCTCTGCGCCGGTGGTCATCTGTTGAGTGACGCGACGGACTTCGCTCTCGGGAACTTCCGGAGGACGGGTCTTGGTCCCACCCACAAAGCCTGTCACCTTCGCGCTATTGCGCACCAAGTGCCAAGTTTCATCGGTCAGGGCCATGTTCACGAAGATGTAACCGGGGAAGAACTTTTTGGCTTTGGTCTGCTTCTGACCTTTCACCAACTGAACGACGTTTTCCGCCGGAATCAGGATTTCGCCGAAGTGTTCTTCTTGTTTCAGCGAACGGATGCGCTCTTCAATCGCCGACTTGGCCGTGTTCTCACAGCCGGTCTGAACGTTGATGATGTACCATTTTTTATCCATGGCAAACCTACTTACTGCGCTCAATCTGGAGCGCCGACTTGTCCAATTACTGAAGAATGATGTTGTTCAGAACGTAACCCGAGACAAAATCGAAACTCGAAATCACCAGGCTCGAAACGACCACCATGATGCAAACCACGATGGTCA belongs to Pseudobdellovibrionaceae bacterium and includes:
- the nusG gene encoding transcription termination/antitermination protein NusG; protein product: MDKKWYIINVQTGCENTAKSAIEERIRSLKQEEHFGEILIPAENVVQLVKGQKQTKAKKFFPGYIFVNMALTDETWHLVRNSAKVTGFVGGTKTRPPEVPESEVRRVTQQMTTGAEKPRSKVKFTHGENVTVVDGPFSNFAGTIEEINEEKGKVKVLVSIFGRPTPVELDFVQVEKA